One window of the Cydia amplana chromosome 26, ilCydAmpl1.1, whole genome shotgun sequence genome contains the following:
- the LOC134660132 gene encoding zinc finger protein 37-like, which produces MNIQNVASNEDSLLACRACLITDCKLYNIHDYQLGGAFARISGVPVHKDGLPQHLCTFCSAQVARFEAFREKVLRSHFCMRAKLCERELDTNTIRTIDRAHFKLVNNLTFTKPHVECINLKTPEDIKNEPNADTDDTKDNIVENPDLKQEDEKNDDTELDNDAVEDIFILTDVEDIKKRRRRVNAKKKMKLEKFDDDDDVKLVNFAKKRPNRKKESVQKKNVVKKRELKSKNADDNPKPKVKKERKLKEDSKRKFRNPENGYMPVFDFATFENAFEVRVVTLSKEDQLEEIATRKESANYLESPFQCHDCGKGFLAEEAYNNHQLRHSPSAGPYACEVCKVRFNMQCRRQEHQDMHRLKFFCKNCSFVSRNRHQARRHYDMHAGKTFECKHCGKMFNKSSTYLSHVRLAHPDMHVSCDLCGETFVGQAGLKQHKAKMHSIAENIKPQKFECGTCSATFLSVEALNRHTDTAGEHRDLRPCEQCGENCASEHKLQEHVTETHPKETYRCEECNMSFKRASAYELHHRRKHLGQRFSAAGRHVPRRTPGHFVCEQCGRVLTVSVCNTGTCLHTTCTPAQAPRAAVQRRRPPRAAPHARTLRVRAVRPRAHGECVQHRHVPTHDLHTGASTSGSGSAPPAATCRAARPDTSCASSAAACSR; this is translated from the exons ATGAATATACAAAATGTTGCCTCAAATGAGGATTCCTTGCTGGCTTGTCGAGCTTGCCTCATTACCGACTGTAAATTGTACAACATTCATGATTATCAACTCGGTGGTGCTTTCGCTCGCATCTCAGGAGTCCCT GTGCACAAAGATGGGCTCCCGCAGCACCTCTGTACCTTCTGCAGCGCGCAGGTGGCCCGCTTCGAAGCCTTTCGAGAAAAGGTGCTCCGCTCACACTTTTGTATGAGGGCAAAACTATGCGAGAGAGAG TTGGATACAAACACCATTCGCACCATTGACCGCGCCCACTTCAAGCTCGTCAACAACCTAACCTTCACCAAACCACACGTCGAGTGCATAAACCTGAAGACCCCCGAAGACATCAAAAACGAACCCAATGCAGACACAGACGACACGAAAGATAATATCGTCGAGAATCCGGATCTCAAACAAGAAGATGAAAAAAATGATGATACAGAACTTGATAATGATGCCGTTGAAGACATATTCATCCTCACAGATGTCGAAGACATTAAAAAGAGAAGGAGAAGAGTAAACGCCAAGAAAAAGATGAAACTAGAAAAGTTTGATGATGACGATGACGTCAAACTTGTAAATTTTGCTAAAAAGAGACCGAATAGGAAAAAAGAGAGTGTtcaaaagaaaaatgttgttaaaaagagagaattaaaaagtaaaaatgctGACGATAATCCAAAACCGAAAGTTAAGAAAGAAAGGAAGTTAAAGGAGGACAGTAAAAGAAAGTTCCGGAATCCTGAAAACGGTTACATGCCGGTGTTTGACTTTGCTACGTTTGAGAATGCTTTTGAAGTGCGTGTTGTCACTTTGAGTAAG GAAGACCAACTGGAGGAGATTGCAACGCGCAAAGAGTCCGCCAACTACTTGGAGTCCCCGTTCCAGTGTCACGACTGCGGAAAAGGGTTTCTGGCTGAGGAGGCCTATAACAACCATCAGTTGCGGCACAGTCCG AGTGCGGGTCCATATGCCTGCGAAGTATGCAAGGTCCGCTTCAACATGCAGTGCCGGCGACAGGAGCACCAGGACATGCACCGGCTCAAGTTCTTCTGCAAGAACTGCAGCTTCGTCTCCAGAAACAG gCATCAAGCGAGGAGGCATTACGACATGCATGCCGGCAAAACGTTCGAGTGCAAACACTGCGGCAAGATGTTCAA TAAGAGTTCAACGTATCTGTCGCACGTGCGGCTGGCGCATCCAGACATGCACGTGTCGTGCGACCTGTGTGGCGAGACCTTTGTCGGGCAGGCGGGGCTCAAGCAGCACAAGGCCAAGATGCACTCCATCGCCGag aacataaaaccacaaaagtTCGAATGTGGCACGTGTTCAGCCACCTTCCTTAGCGTAGAAGCGCtgaacagacacacagacacggCCGGCGAGCACAGAGACCTGCGGCCGTGCGAGCAGTGCGGCGAGAACTGTGCGAGCGAGCACAAGCTACAGGAACATGTCACAGAGACACATCCGAAGGAAACGTATCGGTGTGAGGAG TGCAACATGTCGTTCAAACGCGCGTCGGCGTACGAGCTGCACCACCGGCGCAAGCACCTCGGGCAGCGGTTCAGCGCCGCCGGCCGCCACGTGCCGCGCCGCACGCCCGGACACTTCGTGTGCGAGCAGTGCGGCCGCGTGCTCACGGTGAGTGTGTGCAACACCGGCACGTGCCTACACACGACCTGCACACCGGCGCAAGCACCTCGGGCAGCGGTTCAGCGCCGCCGGCCGCCACGTGCCGCGCCGCACGCCCGGACACTTCGTGTGCGAGCAGTGCGGCCGCGTGCTCACGGTGAGTGTGTGCAACACCGGCACGTGCCTACACACGACCTGCACACCGGCGCAAGCACCTCGGGCAGCGGTTCAGCGCCGCCGGCCGCCACGTGCCGCGCCGCACGCCCGGACACTTCGTGTGCGAGCAGTGCGGCCGCGTGCTCACGGTGA
- the LOC134660159 gene encoding zinc finger and SCAN domain-containing protein 31-like yields MRDWHMRSHTGEKPYQCPECPLAFSLNSNFKRHHKAVHLGQRKSIPCNICGRVFTTTSCVRVHVNAVHRGMPWPKRNRARAKPDPKSPLP; encoded by the exons ATGAGAGAT TGGCACATGCGGTCGCACACGGGTGAGAAACCATACCAGTGTCCCGAGTGCCCGCTCGCGTTCAGCCTGAACAGCAACTTCAAGCGTCACCACAAGGCG GTACACCTCGGGCAGCGTAAAAGCATTCCGTGCAATATCTGCGGGCGCGTGTTCACGACCACGTCGTGCGTGCGCGTGCACGTGAACGCCGTGCACCGCGGCATGCCGTGGCCCAAGCGGAACCGCGCCCGCGCCAAGCCGGACCCCAAGTCGccgctaccatag